A window of Gloeocapsa sp. PCC 73106 genomic DNA:
ACAAAACGCCTTTGAGTTTTATCATGGGAAAAACCCTTTCATTAAACTTAGGGGGGCTTTAGGAAGTCTCAAAGTATTCACGGGTTACTATGGTGAACTTTGGCGCAATATGGGTTTAATTAAGCGTGGGTTGCGACGAGCTCGAAGATATCAGCCTGGTGCTCGTCTAGTTGTCGGAGGAGGTGCTGTGAGCGTCTTTTATGAGCAATTACAGCAAATGTTGCCCCAAGGTACCATCGTCTCAGTAGGAGAAGGCGAAACTCTTTTGACTAAATTGCTCAAAGGAGAAGACATTCTCACAGAACGTTGTTACGTCGTTGGAGAAAATCAACCTAGAGAACGGCTAATTCATGAACAACCCACACCTCTAGAAAAAACTGCTTGTAATTACGACTATATAGCTAGTATCTGGTCAGAATTTGACTATTACTTCCAAGAAGATGACTTCTACATCGGTGTTCAAACTAAACGAGGTTGTCCCCATAACTGCTGCTACTGCATCTATACAGTAGTCGAAGGTAAACAAGTTAGAGTTAACCCCAGTGACGAGGTGGTGGCAGAAATGCGTCAACTCTACGATCGCGGTATCCGCAATTTTTGGTTCACTGACGCTCAATTTATTCCTGCGCGCAAATTCATCGACGATGCGATCGCACTCTTAGAAAAAATTCTCGACTCAGGAATGAACGATATTCACTGGGCGGCTTATATTCGCGCTGATAACCTCAATCCTCGTCTCTGCGATTTAATGGTTAAAACGGGTATGAACTATTTTGAAATCGGCATCACTAGTGGCTCTCAATCCCTAGTCCGCAAAATGCGCATGGGCTATAATTTGCGCACAGTCTTAGAAAATTGTCGGGATCTTAAACGGGCAGGATTCAACGATCTAGTCTCGGTTAACTATTCTTTTAACGTTATCGATGAAACCTATGATACTATTCGCGAAACTATAGCTTATCATCGCGAGTTAGAAAACATATTTGGCGCCGATAAAGTAGAACCCGCCATCTTCTTCATTGGTTTACAACCCCACACGCATTTAGAAGGGTATGCTTTCGCTCACAATATCCTCAAACCAGGTTATAATCCCATGAGTTTAATGCCCTGGACAGCCAGAAAACTACTCTGGAATCCCGAACCTCTGGGCTCTTTTTTTGGGGAAGTGTGTCTCCAAGCTTGGCGACAAAATCCTCAAGATTTCGGTCGAGAAGTATTGAACATTCTAGAAACCAGACTAGGTCGAGCTGAGTTATCACAAGCCCTGCGAGCTCCAATAACCGCAACAGTAGGATAATTAGAAATTATGCTCAAAGGTTCCATTTTAGAAAAACTGACTAACCGTCATTTGCATCAGAAAAAACCCCTGAATCTGGGTGTTTACTATAAAAACACTCTGGTTGCCTTATGTCATGCTCTAGAAGATTTTATTTTAGAGCATCCAGATAGTCCCTTGATCGTTTCTGCTTTTCAGCGGGGTAAATGGTATTTGGAAGAAGCCGATCGCTATGGCAAATTAGCGGCTAAATCTCAAGCTATAGTAATTCTAGCAGCTCCTGATGCGGGGTTTGGGGATCACCCCACCAGTAATAGAGCTAATGTTTCTCTAGTGAGTCTTCCTGAAACAGATCCAGTCGCTCAAGAATGGCATCTGATGATTTTTTCTCCCAGTTATAGCGCGATGGTTTTGTGTCAAGAACTATCAGAAGCTGATTACGGGAACACTGGGCGACCTAACCACGATTTAGAACGCAAATTCTACGGTTTTTGGACTTTTGAACCGGAATTAGTGCAAGAAACTCTGGAGTTGACCCTGGAA
This region includes:
- a CDS encoding photosystem II high light acclimation radical SAM protein; the encoded protein is MNDKILYLRLPCNPIFPIGVVYLADHIQKQFPNISQKIFDFGTVAPLDYAQALDRCIDAFQPTLLVFSWRDIQIYAPVGGRGGNPLQNAFEFYHGKNPFIKLRGALGSLKVFTGYYGELWRNMGLIKRGLRRARRYQPGARLVVGGGAVSVFYEQLQQMLPQGTIVSVGEGETLLTKLLKGEDILTERCYVVGENQPRERLIHEQPTPLEKTACNYDYIASIWSEFDYYFQEDDFYIGVQTKRGCPHNCCYCIYTVVEGKQVRVNPSDEVVAEMRQLYDRGIRNFWFTDAQFIPARKFIDDAIALLEKILDSGMNDIHWAAYIRADNLNPRLCDLMVKTGMNYFEIGITSGSQSLVRKMRMGYNLRTVLENCRDLKRAGFNDLVSVNYSFNVIDETYDTIRETIAYHRELENIFGADKVEPAIFFIGLQPHTHLEGYAFAHNILKPGYNPMSLMPWTARKLLWNPEPLGSFFGEVCLQAWRQNPQDFGREVLNILETRLGRAELSQALRAPITATVG